The following proteins come from a genomic window of Canis lupus dingo isolate Sandy chromosome 20, ASM325472v2, whole genome shotgun sequence:
- the LOC112666874 gene encoding olfactory receptor-like protein OLF4, giving the protein MEKGNDTQISAFLLLGLSEEPEIQPLLFGLFLSMYLITVFGNLLIILAISSDSHLHTPMYFFLANLSFVDICFTSTTVPKMLQNIQTHSKVITYAGCITQMYFFILFVVLDAFLLTVMAYDRYVAICQPLHYMVIMKTQLCALLVLLSWIVSVLYSLLQTSMVLRLSFCTEMAIPHFFCELNQVIQLACSDTFLSNMVMYFAAMFMATGTFFGILYSYSKIASSIRRISSALGKSKAFSTCASHLSVVSLFFCTSLGVYLSSAAPQSSHSTAVASVMYTVVTPMLNPFIYSLRNKDIKKALMRFSGMAGLKVTTILELKNHP; this is encoded by the coding sequence atggaaaaaggaaatgatacacaaatttcagcatttcttcttctgggattatCAGAGGAACCAGAAATACAGCCCCTCCTATTTGGGCTTTTCCTCTCCATGTACCTCATCACTGTGTTTGGAAACCTGCTCATCATCCTGGCCATCAGCTCTGACTCTCATCTCCACACTCCTatgtacttcttccttgccaaccTGTCCTTTGTAGACATCTGTTTCACCTCCACCACTGTCCCCAAGATGCTTCAGAACATCCAGACTCACAGCAAAGTCATTACCTATGCAGGCTGCATCACACAGATGTACTTTTTCATACTCTTTGTTGTATTGGATGCCTTTCTCCTGActgtgatggcctatgaccgGTATGTGGCCATCTGTCAACCACTGCACTACATGGTCATTATGAAAACCCAGCTGTGTGCACTGTTGGTTCTGCTGTCCTGGATTGTGAGTGTCTTGTATTCCTTGTTACAAACCTCCATGGTGTTGCGGCTGTCCTTCTGTACAGAGATGGCAATCCCTCACTTTTTCTGTGAACTCAATCAAGTGATCCAACTTGCCTGTTCTGATACCTTTCTCAGTAACATGGTGATGTATTTTGCAGCTATGTTTATGGCTACTGGTACCTTCTTTGGGATCCTTTACTCTTACTCTAAGATTGCTTCCTCCATACGTAGAATATCATCAGCCTTGGGCAAATCCAAAGCATTTTCCACCTGTGCATCTCACCTCTCAGTTGTCTCCTTATTTTTTTGTACAAGTTTAGGAGTGTACCTTagctctgctgctccccagaGCTCTCACTCAACTGCAGTGGCCTCTGTGATGTACACAGTTGTCACACCCATGCTGAACCCCTTCATCTATAGTCTGAggaacaaagacataaaaaaggCTCTGATGAGATTCTCTGGGATGGCAGGTCTAAAAGTGACAACAATCCTGGAGTTGAAGAACCACCCATGA
- the LOC112666873 gene encoding olfactory receptor-like protein OLF4, which produces MYLITVFGNLFIILAVSSDSHLHTPMYFFLANLSFVDICFTSTTVPKMLQDIQTQSKVITYEGCITQIYFFLLLAGLDNFLLAVMAYDRFLAICHPLHYTVIMKPQLCVLLVLVAWLSVVSLFYCTILGVYLSSAAPQSSHSSAVASVMYTVVTPMLNPFIYSLRNRDIKRALKRIIGAPVI; this is translated from the exons ATGTACCTCATCACTGTGTTTGGAAACCTGTTCATCATCCTGGCTGTCAGTTCTGACTCTCACCTCCACACACCCATGTACTTCTTCTTGGCCAACCTGTCCTTTGTAGACATCTGTTTCACCTCTACCACTGTCCCCAAGATGCTTCAGGACATCCAGACACAGAGCAAAGTCATCACCTATGAAGGTTGCATCACTCAGATATACTTTTTCCTACTCTTGGCTGGATTGGACAACTTTCTCCTGGCTGTGATGGCTTATGACAGGTTTCTGGCCATCTGTCACCCCTTGCACTATACAGTCATCATGAAACCCCAGCTATGTGTACTACTGGTTCTGGTGGCCTGG CTTTCTGTTGTCTCCTTATTTTATTGTACAATTCTGGGAGTGTACCTTagctctgctgctccccagaGCTCCCACTCAAGTGCAGTGGCCTCGGTGATGTACACAGTGGTCACACCTATGCTAAACCCCTTCATCTACAGCCTGAGGAACAGAGACATAAAGAGGGCTCTGAAAAGAATCATTGGGGCTCCAGTGATATAA